From Vreelandella neptunia, the proteins below share one genomic window:
- a CDS encoding SAM-dependent methyltransferase, which translates to MTTLRSTPPNLQPVAQDRLTKWLKPRLMAQLDTFRGGRITLIEGNQCHHLGQQGPLQVTVVIRHSRAWKRLAFGGTVGAAESYMDGDWDADDLVALVRLFAANLEQVNTKMENGSARFARWLLGAAYRFQRNSLSGSKRNIAAHYDIGNDLFSTFLDRHHWMYSSAVFPYPEASLEEASTYKLDLMLEKLDVQPQHHLLEIGTGWGGLAIHAAKTRGCRVTTTTISDEQHAHTAQRIREEGLEDRITLLKQDYRQLTGRYDRLISVEMIEAVGHQYLDTYLNKLDSLLTDDGQAMLQAITIRDQRFEEAKRDMDFIKRYIFPGGFLPSHHAMLTSVMRKTSLNIVALDEIGPHYARTLREWRHRFEASLEQVRTLGYDERFIRMWRYYLCYCEGGFIERSIGTCHLLLAKPAAKPIPLTGAL; encoded by the coding sequence GTGACGACCCTGCGTTCCACGCCCCCTAATCTTCAGCCGGTTGCGCAAGACCGCTTAACCAAGTGGCTAAAGCCACGTCTGATGGCCCAACTGGACACCTTTCGCGGCGGCCGTATCACTCTGATTGAAGGCAATCAGTGCCATCATTTAGGCCAGCAAGGCCCGCTGCAAGTGACCGTGGTGATACGCCACTCCCGCGCCTGGAAACGCCTCGCCTTTGGTGGCACCGTCGGCGCAGCCGAGTCGTATATGGACGGCGACTGGGACGCCGATGATCTGGTTGCCCTGGTGCGCCTTTTCGCCGCTAATCTTGAGCAGGTGAATACTAAAATGGAGAACGGCAGTGCCCGTTTTGCCCGTTGGCTATTGGGCGCCGCCTACCGCTTTCAGCGCAACAGTTTAAGCGGCTCGAAACGTAATATTGCCGCCCACTACGATATCGGCAACGACCTTTTTTCTACGTTTTTAGATCGCCACCACTGGATGTATTCAAGCGCCGTTTTCCCCTATCCGGAAGCCAGCTTGGAAGAGGCTTCTACCTATAAGCTTGATTTGATGCTTGAAAAGCTCGACGTACAACCACAGCATCATTTGTTGGAAATTGGCACCGGCTGGGGAGGACTGGCGATTCACGCCGCCAAAACCCGTGGCTGCCGTGTAACCACAACCACCATTTCGGACGAGCAGCACGCCCATACTGCTCAGCGCATTAGAGAAGAGGGATTGGAAGATAGAATCACCCTGCTTAAGCAGGATTACCGTCAATTAACCGGCCGCTATGACCGGCTCATTTCGGTAGAGATGATTGAAGCGGTGGGGCATCAGTATCTTGATACCTACCTCAACAAGCTGGATAGCCTGCTCACCGACGACGGGCAGGCCATGCTGCAAGCCATCACCATCCGCGATCAGCGCTTTGAAGAAGCCAAACGCGATATGGATTTTATCAAGCGCTACATTTTTCCTGGCGGCTTTCTGCCCTCGCACCACGCCATGTTAACCAGCGTTATGCGTAAAACGTCGCTGAACATTGTCGCACTGGATGAAATTGGCCCGCATTACGCGCGCACCCTGCGGGAGTGGCGCCACCGCTTTGAAGCCAGCCTGGAGCAGGTGCGAACGCTGGGCTACGACGAACGCTTTATCCGCATGTGGCGTTACTACCTGTGCTACTGCGAGGGCGGTTTTATCGAGCGCTCTATCGGCACTTGCCACCTACTGCTGGCGAAACCCGCGGCGAAACCCATTCCGCTCACCGGCGCGCTCTAA
- the fabB gene encoding beta-ketoacyl-ACP synthase I — protein MRRVVVTGLGIVSCLGNDQRQVLDALKTGRSGISFKEEYAERGFRSHVAGSVDIDLDALIDRKLRRFMGDAAAYAYVSMAQAIEDAGLSEEQVSNERTGLIAGSGGASSANQVEAADVLREKGLRRVGPYRVTRTMGSTVSACLATPFKIKGINYSISSACATSAHCIGSAMEQIQLNKQDVVFAGGGEEEHWTLSCLFDAMGALSTHYNDTPEQASRPYDQARDGFVIAGGGGMLVLEELEHAKARGAKIYGELVGYGATSDGHDMVAPSGEGAMRCMRQAMATVDGDIDYINTHGTSTPVGDVAELKAIREVFGNTTPAMSSTKSLTGHSLGATGVQEAIYSLLMMQHNFVAASANITDLDEQADGFDIVTERRDDVTIERALSNSFGFGGTNACLVFQRFND, from the coding sequence ATGCGACGAGTGGTAGTCACCGGCCTTGGCATCGTATCGTGCCTTGGCAACGACCAACGACAGGTTCTGGATGCGCTCAAAACTGGGCGTAGCGGTATTAGTTTTAAGGAAGAGTATGCCGAGCGTGGCTTTCGTAGCCATGTTGCAGGCAGCGTCGATATTGATCTTGACGCACTCATCGACCGCAAACTGCGCCGCTTTATGGGCGACGCGGCTGCCTATGCGTATGTCTCTATGGCCCAGGCCATCGAAGATGCTGGGCTGAGCGAAGAACAGGTATCCAACGAACGTACTGGTCTTATTGCCGGCTCAGGCGGTGCATCAAGCGCTAATCAGGTTGAAGCAGCTGACGTACTACGTGAAAAAGGTCTGCGCCGCGTTGGACCTTATCGCGTTACCCGGACAATGGGCAGCACCGTTTCCGCGTGCCTGGCAACGCCGTTCAAGATCAAAGGCATCAATTACTCTATCTCCTCTGCCTGTGCGACTTCAGCGCACTGTATTGGCAGCGCGATGGAGCAAATTCAGCTTAATAAGCAGGATGTGGTGTTTGCCGGTGGCGGCGAAGAGGAGCACTGGACGCTCTCCTGCCTGTTTGATGCCATGGGCGCTCTCTCTACCCACTACAATGACACCCCTGAACAGGCTTCGCGCCCTTACGACCAGGCGCGCGACGGCTTTGTGATTGCTGGCGGAGGAGGCATGCTGGTGCTGGAAGAGCTCGAGCACGCCAAAGCCCGCGGCGCCAAGATCTATGGCGAACTGGTGGGTTACGGCGCCACTTCTGATGGCCATGACATGGTCGCCCCTTCGGGCGAAGGTGCGATGCGTTGCATGCGCCAAGCGATGGCAACGGTCGACGGTGATATTGATTACATCAATACCCACGGTACTTCGACGCCCGTAGGCGATGTTGCCGAGCTGAAAGCGATACGCGAAGTGTTTGGTAATACAACGCCCGCCATGAGCTCGACAAAATCGCTCACCGGCCACTCCCTGGGGGCTACCGGGGTACAGGAAGCGATCTATTCGCTGCTGATGATGCAGCACAACTTTGTTGCCGCTTCAGCAAATATCACCGATTTGGATGAGCAGGCCGACGGCTTTGATATTGTCACCGAACGCCGCGATGACGTGACGATAGAGCGCGCCTTGTCTAATAGCTTCGGCTTTGGCGGCACCAATGCGTGCTTAGTCTTCCAGCGTTTTAACGACTAA
- a CDS encoding MFS transporter has protein sequence MRKVSALLLASERRAISGLAGLYASRMLGLFMVLPVLALYADTLEGSTPLLVGVALGIYGLTQATLQIPFGLLSDRIGRKRVIAIGLVIFALGSVIAALSDTIAGIIAGRALQGCGAVAAAIMALLADQTREEVRTAAMATIGLSIGVSFAIAMVLGPWLAAWAGLAGVFWFTALLTLVGLLVLWRWVPAAPRRRRHRDVGMDRQQFKSVITRPDLWRLDMSIFALHLVLMAIFVAVPFRLLNAGVAIEYHGLAYLGIMALSFVAMVPLIIVAEKQQRMRLMCLVAIGAIVMSLAGLGLPLSPSYWLFVWLFVFFTGFNLLEATLPSMLSKLAPAGAKGTAMGVYSTSQFLGAFLGGTLGGLLAHYGGLNAVFIGCAGLALCWWIAMWRMPAPPPLSSEVVALHETQADALDLLMEHLAEVVGVEDVMVVPEERLVYLKVNRQQLDQAALNKLMAPPKS, from the coding sequence ATGCGCAAGGTTTCCGCACTATTGCTGGCCTCTGAACGTCGTGCGATCAGTGGATTGGCCGGGCTTTATGCATCGCGCATGCTGGGTCTGTTTATGGTGCTGCCGGTGTTGGCGCTGTATGCCGACACCCTTGAGGGCTCGACCCCGCTATTGGTAGGCGTGGCGCTGGGTATTTATGGTTTAACCCAGGCGACGTTGCAAATTCCGTTTGGGCTTCTTTCCGATCGCATTGGCCGCAAACGGGTAATTGCCATAGGGCTGGTGATTTTTGCCCTCGGCAGCGTGATCGCTGCGCTTTCCGATACTATTGCCGGCATTATTGCTGGGCGAGCGCTGCAGGGCTGCGGCGCTGTGGCCGCGGCGATTATGGCGCTGCTGGCGGATCAAACCCGTGAAGAAGTGCGCACCGCCGCCATGGCGACCATTGGGCTCTCAATTGGCGTGTCGTTTGCCATTGCCATGGTGTTAGGGCCATGGCTTGCCGCCTGGGCGGGGCTTGCCGGTGTGTTCTGGTTTACCGCGCTGTTAACGCTGGTTGGGCTGCTGGTGCTATGGCGCTGGGTGCCTGCTGCGCCACGGCGGCGACGCCACCGCGATGTGGGGATGGATCGCCAGCAGTTTAAAAGCGTGATAACCCGTCCCGATTTATGGCGGCTGGATATGTCGATTTTTGCCCTGCACTTAGTGCTGATGGCGATATTTGTCGCGGTACCTTTTCGCCTGTTAAACGCCGGTGTGGCGATTGAGTATCACGGGCTGGCGTATCTGGGCATTATGGCGCTATCGTTTGTGGCCATGGTACCGCTGATTATTGTGGCAGAGAAGCAGCAGCGCATGCGCTTGATGTGCTTGGTTGCGATCGGCGCTATTGTGATGAGTTTAGCCGGACTGGGGTTGCCACTCTCGCCAAGCTACTGGCTGTTTGTATGGCTATTTGTGTTCTTCACCGGCTTTAACTTGCTGGAAGCGACGCTACCTTCCATGCTCAGTAAGTTGGCCCCGGCGGGCGCCAAAGGGACTGCTATGGGGGTCTACTCCACCAGCCAATTTTTAGGCGCTTTTTTAGGCGGTACGCTAGGTGGCTTGCTGGCTCACTACGGCGGCCTCAACGCAGTCTTTATTGGCTGTGCTGGGCTTGCGCTATGCTGGTGGATCGCCATGTGGCGGATGCCCGCGCCGCCCCCACTCTCTAGCGAAGTGGTGGCGCTACACGAGACCCAGGCAGATGCGCTCGACCTGTTGATGGAACATTTAGCCGAAGTGGTCGGCGTGGAAGACGTCATGGTGGTGCCGGAAGAGCGTTTGGTCTATCTAAAGGTGAACCGCCAACAGCTCGATCAGGCGGCATTGAACAAGCTCATGGCACCCCCAAAATCTTAA
- a CDS encoding single-stranded DNA-binding protein, translating into MARGINKVILIGNLGQDPEVRFTPSGTAVANLNLATTDTWMDRQSGQRQERTEWHRVVMFNKTAEIAQQYLKKGSKVYIEGRLQTRKWQDQNGQDRYSTEIVANDMQMLDGRSGDFQGGAPQNNYPQNAPQNAPQNAPAQNSPAHSNQGGGYPPQGGAPQGGNNYPGGQSPQQPPRPAPQQGNQAPKPNQQNSSYGAPDPGNFDDFDDEIPF; encoded by the coding sequence ATGGCTCGCGGCATTAACAAGGTCATTCTGATTGGCAACCTCGGGCAGGATCCAGAGGTGCGTTTCACCCCCAGCGGCACCGCCGTGGCCAATTTAAATCTGGCCACCACCGATACCTGGATGGATCGCCAGAGCGGTCAGCGCCAAGAGCGCACCGAGTGGCACCGGGTGGTGATGTTCAATAAAACCGCTGAAATCGCCCAGCAGTACCTGAAAAAAGGCTCCAAAGTCTATATTGAAGGGCGCCTGCAAACCCGTAAATGGCAGGATCAGAACGGTCAGGATCGCTACTCGACGGAAATCGTCGCCAACGATATGCAGATGCTTGATGGTCGCAGCGGTGACTTCCAAGGCGGCGCTCCGCAAAATAACTATCCTCAGAATGCTCCTCAGAACGCCCCCCAAAATGCACCGGCTCAAAACAGCCCCGCACATAGCAACCAGGGCGGTGGTTATCCCCCTCAGGGTGGGGCGCCCCAAGGCGGTAATAACTACCCCGGCGGGCAGAGTCCACAGCAGCCGCCTCGCCCAGCGCCGCAGCAGGGCAATCAAGCACCGAAGCCCAACCAGCAGAACAGCAGCTACGGCGCTCCAGATCCGGGTAACTTCGACGACTTCGACGATGAGATCCCATTCTGA
- the fabA gene encoding 3-hydroxyacyl-[acyl-carrier-protein] dehydratase FabA yields the protein MTKQHSFDREELLACSRGELFGPGNAQLPAPNMLMLDRIKHIHEEGGEHGKGELIAELDITPDLWFFDCHFPGDPVMPGCLGLDAMWQLVGFYLGWLGHPGRGRALGCGEVKFSGQILPDAQKVTYSINIKRIITRRLILGIADGTVTVDGRDIYQANDLRVGLFTSTANF from the coding sequence GTGACCAAGCAACATTCCTTTGATCGCGAAGAACTGCTGGCCTGCTCCCGCGGCGAGCTATTCGGCCCCGGCAATGCACAGCTCCCGGCTCCTAACATGCTGATGCTTGATCGTATCAAGCACATTCACGAAGAAGGCGGTGAGCATGGCAAGGGCGAACTGATCGCCGAGCTGGATATCACGCCTGACTTGTGGTTCTTTGATTGCCACTTTCCTGGCGATCCCGTCATGCCTGGCTGTTTAGGATTAGACGCTATGTGGCAGCTCGTTGGGTTTTATTTGGGCTGGCTAGGCCACCCAGGTCGCGGACGTGCGCTTGGTTGCGGCGAAGTTAAATTCAGCGGACAGATTCTGCCGGATGCACAAAAAGTGACCTATAGCATTAATATTAAGCGTATTATTACCCGACGTCTTATCTTGGGTATCGCCGACGGCACCGTAACCGTCGACGGACGCGACATTTATCAGGCTAATGATCTGCGCGTTGGCCTATTTACCTCCACTGCGAATTTCTAA
- a CDS encoding lysophospholipid acyltransferase family protein: protein MINVVRSLVFYAGYFLAMLMIGILFLPIAPFLPLSGRYRLLNLYNYFLMVWFRIACGVRYDIQGRENLPSGPCVIQANHQCEWETVFLQVMKPPVCTVLKRELLRLPIFGWGLRLLRPISLDRSKPARAMKQVLTQGVERLGTGLSVLIFPEGTRVDPGIRKRYNKSGSVVACRAGVPVLPVAHNAGERWPGRHWVKRPGVLRVRIGKPIETEGRMPDEVLADVEAWIEAQLQEISDVPRPISR, encoded by the coding sequence TTGATAAATGTGGTTCGCAGCTTGGTCTTTTATGCTGGCTATTTTTTGGCCATGCTGATGATCGGCATTCTGTTTTTGCCCATTGCGCCGTTTCTTCCGCTGTCTGGCCGCTACCGCTTACTCAATTTGTATAACTACTTTTTGATGGTGTGGTTTCGTATTGCCTGTGGAGTGCGTTACGACATTCAAGGGCGGGAAAATCTGCCCAGTGGCCCCTGTGTGATTCAAGCCAACCACCAGTGTGAGTGGGAAACCGTGTTTCTGCAGGTCATGAAGCCGCCGGTATGTACCGTACTGAAACGAGAATTACTGCGCCTTCCCATTTTTGGTTGGGGGTTGCGCTTACTGCGCCCTATCAGTTTGGATCGCTCAAAACCTGCGCGGGCGATGAAGCAAGTGCTCACTCAAGGTGTCGAGCGTTTGGGTACAGGGCTTTCGGTACTGATTTTTCCGGAAGGGACGCGGGTAGATCCCGGCATCCGTAAACGCTATAACAAAAGTGGCAGCGTGGTGGCGTGTCGTGCGGGGGTGCCGGTCTTGCCGGTGGCCCACAACGCTGGCGAGCGCTGGCCAGGCCGCCACTGGGTTAAGCGGCCAGGCGTACTACGTGTGCGCATTGGTAAGCCGATTGAGACAGAAGGCCGTATGCCCGATGAAGTGCTCGCAGACGTCGAGGCGTGGATTGAGGCACAGTTACAGGAAATTTCAGACGTGCCGCGACCTATCTCTCGCTAA
- a CDS encoding putative bifunctional diguanylate cyclase/phosphodiesterase: MWLPVSLNRPLVWVALTALPACVWLPDAMLRLVAATLVALGLWDAWKQERQQRLRLRLSQDTLSLASDAMVITDAQNRVMVVNPAFTEITGYASQEVQGLKLETLAAPRHDKAFYQTFWSTLKSTGRWEGEMWSRRKHGDEYPEWLKVRAVTGKRGNITHFINLFTDISAQKARERDLRRIGYEDPLTGLPNRRRLHDLLASRLRHLRAGESLDMALVDIDGLKSVNDSLGVEQGDRLLARFAQRLTSYVAGSVVGRLGGDEFMVIRTTTFDDHDQWIATLREHMSRPFEINDHSLRLGLTIGSCRVPEDGNDSGVLFQRLESALYSAKRLGRNLSQRFRPALDKQDNPQLALVSDLRAALISGDQLELHYQTQHDPGSGELVGMEALLRWRHPKDGMISPGDFIPLAERHGLMSQLGAWVIEKACAQQAHWRNSAMPKLTIWINISALQLFQGDLESQLATCLNRYQLKPSQIGLELTESVLLDERAGDMGPRLQALRDQGFAIAIDDFGTGYSSLGYLKRLPVDKVKLDRAFIKDLPHDQADASIVKAVLAMAEGMGLGVIAEGVETKEQCQFLVNAGCTSVQGFYFARPLAAAELEKRLVPAPIAAPSAS, translated from the coding sequence ATGTGGCTTCCAGTTTCACTCAATCGCCCATTAGTTTGGGTCGCACTGACGGCGCTTCCCGCCTGTGTTTGGTTGCCCGATGCGATGTTACGCTTGGTGGCTGCCACGCTAGTTGCGCTTGGGCTGTGGGACGCCTGGAAGCAAGAGCGTCAACAGCGGCTACGTCTGCGCCTTTCACAAGATACGTTAAGCCTCGCCAGCGATGCCATGGTGATTACTGATGCGCAAAATCGCGTGATGGTTGTGAACCCAGCATTTACCGAAATTACCGGCTACGCAAGCCAAGAGGTTCAGGGGCTGAAACTGGAGACGCTGGCAGCCCCGCGCCATGATAAAGCCTTTTATCAAACGTTTTGGAGTACGTTGAAAAGCACCGGGCGTTGGGAAGGTGAAATGTGGAGCCGCCGTAAACACGGCGACGAGTACCCTGAGTGGCTTAAAGTCCGTGCTGTGACCGGCAAACGTGGCAACATTACCCACTTTATTAATCTGTTTACCGATATTTCGGCACAAAAAGCGCGTGAGCGGGATTTGCGTCGTATCGGCTATGAAGACCCGCTTACTGGGCTGCCCAATCGACGGCGCCTTCATGATCTGCTTGCCTCACGGCTACGCCATTTACGCGCAGGTGAGAGTCTGGATATGGCGCTGGTGGATATCGATGGCTTGAAATCAGTCAACGATAGCCTAGGCGTGGAGCAGGGTGATCGCCTTTTAGCGCGCTTTGCCCAGCGGTTAACCAGCTATGTGGCAGGGAGCGTGGTAGGGCGCCTGGGTGGCGATGAATTTATGGTAATTCGCACCACCACCTTTGATGATCACGACCAGTGGATAGCCACTCTGCGTGAGCATATGAGCCGACCATTTGAAATTAATGACCACTCGCTGCGCTTAGGGCTGACGATTGGCAGCTGTCGCGTGCCTGAAGATGGTAACGACTCAGGTGTGCTGTTCCAGCGCTTAGAGTCGGCGCTTTACAGTGCCAAACGGCTGGGACGTAACTTAAGCCAGCGTTTTCGCCCAGCGCTGGATAAGCAGGATAACCCTCAGCTGGCGCTAGTCAGCGATCTGCGCGCTGCGCTTATTTCCGGTGACCAGCTGGAGCTGCATTATCAAACCCAGCATGACCCTGGCAGCGGCGAGCTGGTGGGCATGGAGGCGCTACTGCGTTGGCGTCACCCCAAGGATGGCATGATTTCCCCAGGCGACTTTATTCCTTTGGCCGAGCGGCACGGTTTAATGAGCCAACTGGGCGCCTGGGTAATTGAAAAAGCCTGTGCCCAGCAGGCCCACTGGCGGAATAGCGCTATGCCCAAGCTAACAATTTGGATCAATATTTCGGCGTTGCAGCTGTTTCAAGGCGATCTGGAAAGTCAATTGGCGACCTGCCTCAATCGCTATCAGTTGAAGCCTTCGCAGATTGGCCTCGAGTTGACCGAATCAGTATTACTTGATGAGCGTGCGGGGGATATGGGGCCACGCCTGCAGGCGCTGCGTGATCAAGGTTTTGCGATTGCTATTGACGACTTTGGCACTGGCTACTCGTCGCTCGGGTATTTAAAGCGCTTGCCTGTGGATAAGGTCAAGCTGGATCGGGCGTTTATTAAAGACCTCCCACACGATCAGGCAGACGCCTCAATTGTTAAGGCAGTCTTAGCGATGGCGGAAGGCATGGGACTAGGAGTGATTGCCGAAGGTGTTGAAACCAAAGAGCAGTGTCAGTTCCTGGTTAATGCCGGGTGCACGTCCGTACAGGGGTTCTACTTTGCCCGGCCGCTAGCCGCCGCGGAGTTGGAAAAACGTTTAGTACCCGCGCCAATCGCCGCACCCTCCGCTTCTTAA
- a CDS encoding sugar nucleotide-binding protein, translating into MKLLILDAGHCLSLALAREASRRADTELVIEQGTTITSSRLEAIAPDAVIIPPLAHPLNMAPADVTAHADAVDLCLDACQSQDVALIWCVSDQLYEDGLDVPIDEHVVPAPRDDSLRRLVQTGDRVRAEFQRHLIVRLGPLFALEGSHAWLNDIIDNLVLGKAVRAAEDVIFCPTSADAVAMALIGMLQQQVSGAEAWGAYHLAGTEPVSAFTFTSMVRTQLLTHLEGRGEQITLGEVQPLKHHHDAKLRRVLNCRRVLDVFGVHQKPWRLEAGRMLDAWCLTRENNRVSDTGASA; encoded by the coding sequence TTGAAGCTGTTAATATTGGATGCCGGACACTGCTTAAGCTTGGCGCTGGCCCGGGAAGCAAGCCGTCGCGCCGATACAGAGTTAGTCATAGAGCAAGGGACGACCATCACGTCATCGCGGCTTGAGGCGATAGCCCCTGACGCCGTGATTATTCCACCGTTGGCCCACCCGCTTAACATGGCGCCAGCGGATGTGACGGCACATGCCGATGCGGTAGATCTCTGTTTGGATGCCTGCCAATCGCAAGACGTGGCGTTGATATGGTGTGTCTCCGATCAGCTCTACGAAGACGGTTTGGATGTCCCCATTGATGAGCATGTGGTGCCTGCACCGCGAGATGATAGCTTGCGCCGTCTGGTGCAGACCGGTGATCGCGTCCGTGCGGAGTTTCAGCGTCATTTGATTGTGCGCTTAGGCCCGCTGTTTGCACTGGAAGGCAGTCATGCGTGGCTTAACGACATCATTGATAACTTGGTGCTCGGGAAGGCGGTGCGTGCCGCGGAAGATGTGATTTTTTGCCCGACCTCTGCAGATGCTGTCGCCATGGCGCTGATTGGCATGCTACAGCAGCAGGTCAGCGGTGCTGAGGCCTGGGGGGCTTATCATCTTGCTGGCACCGAACCGGTCAGCGCCTTTACCTTTACTTCCATGGTGCGCACCCAGCTGTTAACGCACCTTGAGGGGCGCGGCGAGCAGATTACTCTGGGTGAAGTTCAGCCGCTTAAACACCACCATGATGCTAAGCTGCGGCGCGTTTTGAACTGCCGACGTGTGCTGGATGTCTTTGGCGTTCACCAGAAACCATGGCGCTTAGAGGCTGGGCGTATGCTGGATGCGTGGTGTTTAACCCGTGAAAATAATCGTGTCAGCGATACAGGAGCGTCGGCTTGA
- a CDS encoding DUF1365 domain-containing protein yields MITETTAGITAQPRSRIYRGTLRHRRFTPKSHAFSYQLWMAWLDLDELPELFDKVPGFSARRPALARFRREDYLGPVDRPLKTAVREELIRQLGSAPNGRIYVLTQLRTLGCMFNPISVYYAYDHLGRLTAVLSEVTNMPWRERTCYASAVDPSRHSHQAHFDKDLHVSPFNPMEMSYRWKFNAPGEKLFLHMENWQDQQCHFDATLTLDASPATRGALLKTLARQPWMSLKTIAGIHFEALRLWLKRIPVYNHPKRKETSK; encoded by the coding sequence ATGATCACTGAGACAACGGCTGGAATAACCGCCCAGCCCCGCTCGCGTATCTACCGTGGCACGCTCCGCCACCGGCGCTTTACGCCCAAATCCCACGCCTTTAGTTACCAGCTATGGATGGCCTGGTTAGATCTGGACGAGCTGCCCGAGCTGTTCGACAAGGTGCCCGGCTTTAGTGCCCGTCGCCCTGCGCTGGCACGCTTTCGCCGCGAAGACTATCTGGGCCCGGTTGATCGTCCGCTGAAAACCGCCGTGCGCGAAGAGCTTATTCGCCAATTGGGCAGCGCACCTAATGGTCGAATCTACGTACTCACCCAGCTACGCACGCTGGGCTGCATGTTTAACCCTATTTCCGTTTACTACGCCTACGACCATCTGGGGCGACTGACAGCCGTATTAAGTGAGGTCACCAACATGCCCTGGCGTGAGCGCACCTGCTACGCCAGCGCCGTGGATCCCTCACGCCATAGTCACCAAGCGCATTTCGATAAAGATCTCCACGTCTCGCCCTTTAACCCCATGGAGATGAGCTACCGCTGGAAATTTAACGCCCCCGGCGAAAAGCTCTTTTTGCATATGGAAAACTGGCAGGATCAGCAGTGCCATTTTGATGCCACCTTAACCCTTGACGCCTCACCCGCCACCCGCGGCGCGTTGCTAAAAACCTTGGCTCGCCAGCCATGGATGAGCCTGAAAACCATTGCGGGTATTCATTTTGAAGCGCTCCGCCTGTGGCTTAAGCGCATCCCCGTTTATAACCACCCCAAGCGCAAGGAGACTTCAAAGTGA
- a CDS encoding DUF2878 domain-containing protein — MASPKWQALVLNALRFEAGWLLCVLGGSWVAAIAGGSLLAWHLWRCARPGEWQFIAGFALLGLMIDGGLQLLGGFDFNDQTLVLGLLPLWLWMLWPLFATLVHHSLAWLWRYPWLAALCGAISGPLSYYGGALLAEVTLAAWLLPVQALVWALLCMGISRFYRP, encoded by the coding sequence ATGGCATCACCCAAGTGGCAAGCGCTGGTGTTGAATGCCCTGCGCTTTGAAGCTGGCTGGCTCCTGTGCGTGCTCGGCGGCTCATGGGTTGCCGCCATAGCAGGGGGCAGCCTGTTGGCCTGGCACCTGTGGCGCTGCGCGCGGCCTGGGGAATGGCAATTTATTGCCGGATTTGCCCTGCTGGGACTGATGATTGATGGCGGTTTGCAGCTGCTGGGTGGGTTCGATTTTAACGATCAAACGTTGGTGTTAGGGCTTCTACCGCTGTGGCTATGGATGCTTTGGCCGCTGTTTGCCACCCTGGTTCATCACTCACTGGCGTGGCTGTGGCGCTATCCATGGCTAGCCGCGCTGTGTGGCGCCATTAGTGGCCCGCTCTCTTATTATGGCGGCGCACTACTGGCAGAGGTAACCCTGGCGGCTTGGTTGCTCCCCGTTCAGGCGCTCGTTTGGGCGTTGCTCTGTATGGGTATTAGCCGCTTTTACAGGCCTTAA